The window AAACGCGGAGAAGCGGCATGGACTATTCCAACATCATCACCCCCAAGCGCCTGACCAACATGCAGGAAATGGAGGTTCACGTGAGCGGGCCGGATGGTGCCAATCGCCTGTTCATCTACAGCGGCATGGCCGAGGTCGAACTCTGCGGCGGCATGCCCCATCCGCGCTGGTCGCTGGAGATCATCTGTTTCGACATCGGCAGGAAATACGATTGCGACAACGGCGAGGACGTGATCGGTATCGTGGCCTCGGCCGCGCTGGCGGGCAACCGCACGGATGGCGTGGCCAGCTTCGCCGGCTGGCAGATCTTCGGCGCCGCCGGTGAGCTGGACAAGTCCGATTGCCGGGTCCGCATGAACATCGCCGCGGGTGCGCGCGACACCCAGGCCTTCCTCGAGCAGATCTGCTTCCATGTCAACGTGCTGGCCAAGGTCAGGACCTAGCCGGCAACTCGGGGACAATGGCGCCGGACCGGGCTGCCGATAACGGCGCGGCAGCCGTTCCTCAACCCGGCTGACCCGGAGCCGGCAGCTGCATGGCTGCCGGCCAGACACCCAGATCGATACCCCACACACGCGGCAGCAGGAACCAGACGCAGGCCGTGATCAGGACGATGCCGATCAGATTGAGCCAGAAGCCCGCCTTTGCCATCTGCTGGATCGTCACGTAACGGCTGCTGAAGACGATGGCGTTCGGCGGCGTGGCGACCGGCAGCATGAAGGCGAACGAGGCGGCCACCACCGCCGCCACCATGACCCCGAAGGGATGCACCCCGATAGCAGCCGCGAGCGCCGCCATGACCGGTAACAGCAGCGAAGCGGTAGCGGTGTTGGATGTCACCTCGGTCAGGAAAATGACCAGCGTCACCACGCAGGCGAGCAGCAGCCACAGGTCGATGCCCTCCAGCGCGACCAGCCGGTCGGCCAGCCATTGCGCCAGCCCGGTCTCGTTGAAGCCCTGCGCCAGCGCGAAGCCCCCGCCGAACAGGATGATGATGTCCCAGGGTATGGTCACCGCGGTTTTCCAATCGAGCAGGAACTCGCGCCGTTTGAGATCGACCGGGATCAGAAACAGCAGCAGCGCCCCGGCGATGGCGATGGTGGAGTCCTGCACCTGGCGCAGTGCCGCCGGCTGGTAGAAGCCGCGCAGCACCCACAGGCAGGCTACCGTGAGAAACACCGCGGCCACCTGCCGTTCCTGGCGCGTCATCGGACCGAGCCGCAGCAGCTGCTCGCGGATGTATGCCCGCCCACCCGGCAACTGCCCCCCTGCGCAGCGAAACTGGACGCGGGTCAGGTACAGCCAGGTCAAGACCAGCATCACCAGCGCGACGGGCAAACCGAAGGCCATCCACGTGCCGAAGCTGATGCTGTAGCCGAAGCTGCGCTCGACCACCCCGGCGAATATGGCATTGGGGGGCGTCCCGATCAGCGTGGCCACCCCGCCGATGGAGGCGGCATAACCGATACCGAGCATCAGGGCGACACCGAAACCCGCCGCACCGGCGTCGGTTCCACCGCGGCCCTCCAGCTCGCGCAGTACCGCGGCGGCGATGGTAACCATCATCATGGTGGTAGCCGTGTTGCTGATCCACATGGACAGCAGCGCCGTGGCGAGCATGAAACCCAGGACGATACGCCGCGGGGTCACGCCGACGATGCGAATGGTGTGCAGGGCGATACGGTGGTGCAGGTTCCATTTCTCGATGGTGACCGCGATGAGGAAGCCACCCAGGAACAGGTAGATCAGATGATGGCCATAGGCGCGCGTGACCGCCGCCCCGTCCATCACGCCGAACAGCGGAAACAGTGCCACCGGCAGCAGCGCGGTGGCGGGGATCGGGATCGCCTCGGTCAGCCACCACACTGCCATCAACGCCGCCACGGCGGCCATGCGCATACCCGCGGGCGTCATTCCGGCCGGCAGCGGCAGGGCCAGCAGCGCCAGCAGCAGCGCCGGTCCGAGCAGCAGGCCGACCAGGTGGCGCCGCTCAGGCAAGACTCAGCTCCTGCTGCGCCGGGACGAGAACGAGCTGCCGCAGCAGCGCGGACTCGCGCCGGTAAAAACCCTCGGTGTGGAACGAATCGTCCAGACCAAGGTATTCGTAGTCGAGGTGGTGACAGAGCTCGTGCAGCAGGGTGCGCAGAAATGTCCTGTACGCCACGACCCGCCGTTGCTGCGCGGTGCGCATCCACACGCTGATACGCGCCCTGCGGCGCCGGTCAGCGGGCTCGTACAAACCATGCAGTTCGCCGCGCGCATCGTGCGGACGCGCGCTCAGCACGCGGGTCTGCACGGGAACGACAGCGAGCTGGCCGGTGATGCCGTCGGCCAGCCGCTGGCAGTGCAGCCCGACCCTGGCGGCATCGCCGTGTGCGAGCGCGGCCTGCAGGGCAACGGCGCAAGGTTGCAGCGGCGCCGGGTCCGGCAGCGCAACCGTGTGGATCCGGTCGCTGGCGCGGTAGACGGCGCGGGCCGCGGGAGCAAGTCTGCTGTACCAGGAGAACGCCACGCAGGCATTATCGACCGCCGCCGCGCTGCACGCAAACAGGGTGCAGACGACCGCCCGCGCCGCTCAGAGCGCCGTCATGCGGATACGCCAGCGCGCCGGGAAATCGAGGATGCCCCGGGAACGGCGCAGCCAGCGCAGGTACCGGCGGGAGGCACGGAAGCCTTCCCGGAACGACAGTTTCATGTGGTCGACCCGGTCCAGCTGACCGCCCTTGAGGCCATGCTCGAAACCTGCGCAGAAGCGATCGCGCTGCAGCGTGGAGGGTATCCTGATACCGAGCTCGGCGGGTGTGGGGTAGTGGCTGTCCATCGCGGCACCTCATATTCACGATAGCTTCATTTGCACTATCGGCTACCGCGCCGGAGCGTTGAATATCCGCAACACGCTGTTATCGGGCAGATAAATTTTCCTGCAACGAATATCCCGGGGCGCTGTCCATTAGCAGTACCGATCCAGACCGCCAGGACGTGCACATGAAAACACCCGCTCTCCGCCGCTGGCTGCTCGCGCTGCCACTGGCACTCGCCGCTGCCTGCGCGACCGCGGCACCCGCCAGTGCCGCTCCCGGCACAGCCGTGGCGACCTTCGCCGGCGGCTGCTTCTGGTGCATGGAACCCCCGTTCGACAAACTCGACGGCGTAATCTCGACAACCCCGGGCTATACCGGCGGGCACAAGGAGAATCCGACCTACCAGGAGGTATCCGCCGGCGGGACCGGGCATGCCGAGGCGGTGCAGATCGTCTACGACCCCACGCGGGTCAGTTACCAGCAATTGCTCGACGTATACTGGCACAACATCGATCCGACCTCGGCCGACGGCCAGTTCTGCGACCGGGGGGATCAGTATCGCAGCGAGATCTTCTATCACACCCCGGAGCAACAGCGCCTGGCGCAAGCTTCGAAGGCGGCGCTGGAGCGGGACAAGCCGTTCGAAGACCCGGTCGTCACGCGCATCAGCGCGGCAGGCACCTTTTACCCGGCGGAGGAATACCACCAGGACTACTACCTGAAGAACCCCTTGCGCTACAAGTTCTACCGCTTCGGCTGCGGCCGCGACCCGCGCCTGGAGGAGCTCTGGGGCAAGCCCGGGTAGCAGCCGCCCTCAGTGCCGGAAGAAGAACTCGATGGTCGGGTTGCGGTAATGCCGCCCGAGCCTGCGCTCCTGCCAGGCGATGGCAACCAGCGCGGCGCCGGCGCTGATCAGGACCGTGGCAACGATGATCGCGAGCAACGGCGGAAACAGCACCAGCAGGATGCCGGCTGCGATGAGAAATATTCCTGCACCCATAGCACACTCCGGATATCGATTCGGTTCACCTGCTAATATCGGGTCGATTCGAGCCATTGCAAGGCATGGCAGTCGCATGGAAAAGATCGTTATCCACAAACCCGGCGGCTATGACCGCCTGGTCATCGAACAGCACCCGGAACCCGCAATCACAGCGGATGACACGGTAGTGATCGATGTCCGCGCCGCCGGCGTCAACTACGCCGACTGCGTGACCCGCATGGGGCTGTACGCCTCGGCCCGGCATTACGTCGGTTACCCGGTCACGCCCGGCTTCGAGGTGGCCGGCACGGTACGAGCAACCGGCGCCGCGGTGACCGATCTCGCGCCCGGCACCGCCGTGATCGCCGTCACGCGCTTCAACGCCTATGCCACGGCAGTGGCGGTGCCGCGCCGCCAGGTCTTCCCGCTGCCGCCGGCACTGTCATTCGAGACTGCAGCGGCACTGCCCACAGTCGCCCTGACCGCCTGGTACGGGCTGTTCGAGCTCGCCCATCCGCATGCCGGAGACACGCTGCTGGTGCACTCGGCCGCCGGCGGCGTCGGCAGCATGCTGGTACAGCTGGGGAAGCTTGCCGGCTGCCGGGTGATCGGCGTGGTCGGGGCGGCCCACAAGGCCGCTTACGTCTCGGCACTGGGCGCGGATGCGGTCATCGACAAGTCCACGCAGGCGCTTTGGCAGACGGCAGCACGCCTGGCCCCTGGCGGCTATCAGGTGATACTCGATGCCAATGGCGTGGCGACCCTCGGCGCGAGTTACCGCCACCTCGCGCCCACGGGCCGTCTGGTGATCTACGGCTTTCACAGCATGCTGCACACGCGCGCGGGCAAACCGGGCCGCCTGCGCCTGGCGATCGACTGGCTGCGCACCCCGCGCTTCAGCCCGTTCGACCTCACCACGCGCAACCGCGGCGTCCTCGGTTTCAACCTCAGCTACCTCTTCGAGCACGGCACCACGCTGCAGCGCGGGATGCGGCAGATCCTCGACTGGCAGGCTGCCGGCGCGCTACGCCCGCCGGCGGTGACACCCTACCCCTGGACGGAGGTGGCCGCAGCCCACCGTGCGCTGGAATCCGGCGCGACCACCGGCAAGCTGGTGCTGGTCATGGCGTAAGCGATGCCGCCGCGCCGTCCGGCGCTGCGCACACCGGCACGAGATTCTCGAAGAACTGCCGGCTGGCCGCCTGCCAGGTATGACGCAGCGCTTCCGCGCGGCAGCGCCCACGGTCGAGCTCGAGCGCGGCCAGCGCGGCCTTGCGCAGATCGTGATCGAGGATACCGGTTGCGCCCGGCGTGACCACGTCGCGCGGCCCGGTCACCGGGAATGCGGCCACCGGCACGCCGCAGGCCATGGCCTCCAGCATGACCAGCCCGAAGGTATCAGTCAGGCTGGGAAAGACGAACACATCCGCGCTGGCGACGTAGCGCGCCAGTTCCCTGCCGAAGCGGTACCCCGCAAACAAAACACCGGGCCAGCGTTTTTTCAGCCGTTCCAGATCCGGGCCGTCGCCGACAACGCATTTGCTGCCCGGCAGGTCGAGCGCGAGGAATGCCTCGAGATTCTTTTCCACTGCCACCCTTCCGGCATAGGTGAACAGCGGCCGGGCAACGGCGAGCGGCTCGCGCTCGTCCGGAGTGAAGACGGCGGTATCGACACCGCGCGACCAGCGCACGATGTTGCGGAAACCCCAGTGCCGCAGCAACGCCTCCTGGCTGGCGGTGGCAACCATGGTGCGCGCTGCGGCGGCATGGAAACGCCGCACGAAGGCATAGGACACACGCAACGGCAGCGGCACGCGCTTGCGCACGTATTCGGGAAACTGGGTGTGATACGAGGTCGTGAATGCCAGACTGTTGCGCAGGCAGTAACTGCGCGCCGCCAGCCCGAGCGGACCTTCGGTCGCGACGTGGATATGGTCCGGCTGCAACGCATCGAGCTGTGCGTGCAGCCGGCGCGCGGGCAGCAGGGCCAGCCTGATCTCCGGATAGGTCGGACACGGCACGGTGCGATGGTCGAACGGGGTCAGCAGCCGGACCGTGCAACCCATTTCGGTCAGACCCGCGCACGTATGCTGCAGGGTGTTGACGACGCCGTTCACCTGCGGCAGCCAGGCGTCGGTCACGATGGCGACAGTACGTGCACTCGGAGACCGTGTGGTGACATTTGCTGCGTGCGCGATCACGGACGCAGATTCTTCCCGGCGCAGGTTACCGCACGATTACACCAGGGTTACAGCTGCGTTACGCCGCCGCGGCAGCCGCGGCAGGTGTCATAAAATCTACACGGAACGGTAACGCAACTGTTGCAATCCAGTGGCAGTGTGGATAACGGACAAAGCTGAGGGAGAGCGATACCCGTGTCCGCCTCCACGTATGCCGGCATGTTTTACAGCGTGGCCCGCAAACTCGACAGCGCCGACATCAGCGTCTGCGCGTATTTGAACCGGCTCAGCCGGCGCATCCCGGTACGCGCGCTGTTTCGTACCGTCAGCCGGCTGGGTGACGGCGTCATCTGGTACAGCCTGATGGCGCTGCTGCCGCTCGTCGGCGGCCGCGACGGCCTGTTTATCAGCCTGCACATGGCGCTGACGGCACTCGCCGGCCTGCTGGTTTACAAGGTCACCAAGCGCTGCTCCGGACGCGAACGGCCCTTTGTGCGCCATTCCACACGGGTGGCCTGCGCGATGCCGCCGCTGGACCGCTACAGCTTCCCCTCCGGACATACCCTGCATGCGGTCAGCTTCACGTTGGTGCTGTGCAGCTATTTTCCCCAGATGCTGTGGGTGCTGCTGCCGTTCGCCCTGCTCGTGGCGCTCTCGCGCATGATCCTGGGCCTGCACTACCCGAGCGACGTGCTCGCCGGCGCGTTGATCGGCGCGCTGCTCGCACTGGCCAGTTTCAGCCTCTCCGGGCTGTTCGGTGGCGTCACGGTCAGCTGAAGAACCGTTCGTATATGACCGTACCCCAGCACAGCAACACCAGCCAGAGACTGAAAAACACTGCGGCGGAACCCATGTCCTTGGCCTGGCCCGAGAGCTGGTGGCGGTCGGCGCCGATGCGGTCGATCGCTGCCTCGATGGCAGAGTTGAGCAGTTCCACGACCAGCACGAGTAGACAGCTGCCGGCCAGCAGCGCACGCTCCACGGCGTTGCCGCCGACCCAGAACGCCGCCGGCACGAGCACCAGGCACAACACCAGTTCCTGGCGGAACGCCGCCTCGTTGTCCCAGCCGGCGCGGATACCGGCCAGCGAATACAGACCGGCATTCCAGATCCGCCGCAGCCCGCCCGCCTGATTGTGCTTGGCCATGTCGACCCCCTGTTGAGGAACGGCAAGTGTACACAGACTCATTCTGCGCATCCAGCCGCGCCACCCCGGCGGCTGCAGTAACGGCACGTACAACTGCACATCACCGGAGCATCCAACAGGAGTCGACGCATGCTTGAGGAACACAGTGCAAAATCGCACCACAGCGCGCATTACCGGGCCATCTGGCTGTCCGACATCCACCTGGGAACGCGTGGCTGCAAGACCGATTTCCTCCTGGATTTCCTGCGCCGCAATGAGTCGGATTACCTCTATCTCGTGGGCGACATCATCGACGGCTGGTCGCTGCGCCGCGGCTGGTACTGGGACCAGAAACACAACGATGTGATCCAGAAGCTGCTGCGCAAGGCCCGCAAGGGCACCCGCGTGATCTACATTCCCGGCAACCATGACGAATTCGCGCGCGCCTACGCCGGCATGAACTTTGGCGGCATCGCCGTGGAGCGGCATGCGATACACCGGCTGCACGACGGCCGCCGCCTGCTGGTGACGCATGGCGACGAATTCGACGGCGTCATACGCTACGCCCGCTGGATGGCGGTGCTCGGGGACATTGCCTACCAGGCGGTGCTGGCGCTGAACCACTGGTTCAACAAGGCGCGCCGGCAGCTCGGTTATCCCTACTGGTCGCTGTCGGCCTATCTCAAGCACCGCGTGAAGAATGCCGTGCAGTTCATCGAGGACTTCGAGTCGATGGTGGTGCGCGAGGCGGCCATTCACGGCGTCGACGGCGTGGTGTGCGGACACATACACAAGGCCGAACTCCGGCAGATCGACGACCTCCTCTACTGCAACGACGGCGACTGGGTGGAGAGCTGCACCGCGCTGGTCGAGACGCGGGAAGGCCGGCTCGAGATCCTGCACTGGACCGACGCCGACAACGTGATCGATCTCGATCGCGGCGAACAGCAGGCGGCCGCCGCCTGATCCCACGACTGACCGGTCTATCACATGAATATACTGATGCTATCGGACGTGTATTTCCCGCGCGTGAACGGCGTGTCGACCTCGATCGCCACGTTTCGCCGCGCGCTCGCGGAACAGGGCCACCGGGTCTGCCTGGTCGCCCCCGACTACGGCTACCCGTCGGACGACGAGACGGACATCATCAGGATCCCGGCACGCCGGCTGCCGTTCGATCCCGAAGACAGGCTGATGCGGACCGGCGCGATCCTCGCACTCGAGGACCGGTTGCGCGAACAGCAGTTCGACCTGCTCCACATCCAGACCCCCTTCGCCGCGCACCGGACCGGCATGCAACTCGCGCGCCGGCTTGGCCTGACCGCCGTCGAGACCTATCACACCTATTTCGAGGAGTATCTGTATCACTACATCCCGCTGCTCCCGCGGCAGCTGTTGCGCGCCGCCGCCCGCTACTTCACGCGCGCGCAGTGCAACCGCCTCGCCGCCGTGGTCGTCCCGTCACAGGCCATGCTCGACGTGCTGCGGGGATACGGCGTCCAGCGGCCGATCAGTATCATTCCCACCGGGCTCGAGCCGCAGAGCTATGGCAACTACTCGGGTCAACGGTTCCGGGAGCAGCACGGCATCGCGCCGGATCGGCCGGTGATGGTGCATGTCGGGCGTGTCGCCCACGAGAAGAACATCGGTTTCCTGCTGGAGGTCGTCGCGGCGGTAGCCGCAGTGCTGCCGCATGCCCTGCTCGTGATTGCGGGTGAGGGACCGGCGCGCCGGCAGCTGCGGCGGCAGGTGGCGGACATGGGGCTGCAGGACAACGTCATGTTCATCGACTACCTGCCGCGCGGCCCCGCGCTGTGGGAATGCTACAGCTGCGGGGACGTTTTCGTCTTCGCATCGGCCACCGAAACCCAGGGGCTGGTGCTGCTGGAAGCGCTGGCGCTCGGGATCCCGGTCGTCTCGACCGCCCGGCTCGGCACCACGGATATCCTGGCGGCCGGCAGGGGCGCACTGGTTGCCGATGCCACGGTCAGTGATTTCGCGGCCAAGGTGTGTGCCGTGCTGGGCAGGACCGGCCTGCGCGAACGCCTGGCGCAGGAAGCGCGCGACTACGCACGCGAATGGTCGGCCGGGAAGATGGCGCAACGGCTGACCGAATTCTACGCACACCTCGCGCCCGCCCGCGCTTCCGTGCGCCTGCCGGGCCGGCGCAAGACCGCGCCCGCCGGCTGACGCCGGCACGGCGCGGCGCGGGCTCAGTCGGCGAATTCCAGGCGCTCCTGTACGCCGTCGAGTCCGCGCTGCGCGCACGCCGCATCCTTGTCCCCGCCCGGCGCGCCGCTCACGCCGACGGCACCGATCAGCGCGCCGGCCGCCGTCACCGGGAGTCCGCCCTCGAGCAGCAGGACGCCGTCAAGTTCGTTGAACTCGTCGCGCACCGCCGCCATGTTCTGGCGCAGCGCACCGGACGCCAGGCCCGACATCACCACGGCATTGGCCTTGTTCTGCGCCAGCTGCAGCATGTACTTGCTGGTGAACACATCGCGCATCACGACCACGGGGTCGCCGCTGCGGTCCGTCACCACCACGGCGACCTGGTAGCCGTCCTTGCGGCAGGCGTCGATCGCGCCCTGCGCAATGTCGCGCGCCAGGTCCAGGCCCAGCAGGCGCGACGGCACCACATCCTCGGCCCCGGCGCCCACGGCAGCCACCATGCCGGCAGCCAGCGCCAGGCACTCGTACAGTCTTGCTTTCATGGCTCCACCTCCTGTTGCAGTCCCAGGCCCCGGATGCGCTGCAGCGTATCCGGGGCCACCTCCAGCAGTCCGGCATCGACCAGGCGCGGCACGAGCACACGCCAGCCGGGATCCGCCCTGAATGCCTGCTCGAATACCGGCAGTGCGGCATCGACGCGCTGCGCATTCACCAGCGAGACGGCGTGCCAGAATTTCATCTCGGCATTCTCCGGGGCCAGCGCCTCCGCCGCGCTGTAATGCGCGAGCGCGCCGTCGATGTCGTCGCGCTCGAGCGCATGGTCGCCGGCGTTCATCTGATCGTAGGCGGTCTCCAGCGTCAGCAGGCGGCGCAGTTCGCGCAGCGGCGCCGGGTTGTCCTCCACGTGCAGGTTCACCAGCGTGTCCTCCCAGGGCCGCGCCGTCGCCTGTCCGCGCACCACGAGCAGCGCGGCTGACTGCCTTCCGCGCAGATCGCCGCCGGCCGCCTGCGCCGCCTCCAGCGCCGCCAGCATGCGCTCGGCGAGAGTGCCGCGGGCGGCGCGGAAGGCCGCGGCCATGGCCGCGGGCACGCCGCTGCCGGACATCAGGTTGGCCTGGACCGCGAAATCCGCGCCGGCCAGGTGACCGGCGTACGCGATGCACTGGCCGCCGGTATGCTGGGCAATGCGGCCCCGGGCGTCGATCATTCCGACCTGGCGCAGCGCCGGCGTGGGATCATCGTGCAGCAGCCGCTCCAGGGCCTCCGGCGCGGAGCTGCCCTGCTGCATCAGCGCCAGTCCTTCCACGCCGTAGCGCACGTCGATGAAAGACTGGGTGGCGACCGCGCCGACCCCGGCGCGCGCCCATGGCACGAGTGTGCCCACCGCGAACCAGTGCGACTGCACCGCGACGCCGAGTTCCCCGGTATCCGGGTCACGCGCCACGATCGAATAGGTATGCACCGGACGCCGCGGCTCCGCTGCCGCCTGCGCGGCGGACAGCAGGCAGCCGATCACCAGCAGCACCATCAGGGCGCGCATGCCTTGTCTCCGCAGGTCATACCGTGCACACTCATGCAACGCTGTCGCTCCAGCAGTCCCGGCACATAGTATGCGAACCATCCCGCCCCATGTCACCCTGGCACTGCTCCTGCTGCTGCCGCCCGCGCTGACCCAGGCCGCGGAACCGCGCGCCTTGCGCGGACCCTACGTCGAGACCGACGCGCTGCAGGTCGTGCTGATACCGCGCACACCGGAGCAGATGGCCGCGTTTTACGAGGCCCGGGGCTTTCCGCCTGCGGCGATCGAGCGTATCCGCAGGACCTGCTTCGTGACCGTCCATATCGAGAACCGGAGTCGGGATATCATCTGGCTGGATCTCGATCAATGGACCTTCACCAGCGCCGGCCAGCCGCTGCACCGTCTCGCGGGCACGGACTGGAACGCGCAGTGGGACGAGATCGACCTGCGCCAGGCCAGCCGCTCCACCTTCGGCTGGACCCAGCTGCCGGCGCTGCGCGATCTGCAGCCGGACGAATCGGTCGGCGGCAACCTCGTATTTCCCGGTGACACCGGCACGCTGACCGTCGCGGCCCGTTTTCCCGTCGGCGCCGGGCGTCAGGGCAAGGCGCTCGCCGTCGGCTTCGGCGGCATCCAGTGCGGCCAGGCGGCGGCGACGCCATGACTGCCGCGCTCCGCCTCGCCTGCCTCCTCTGCGTGCTGCTGCCGGCAGTGACCGCGCACGGCACCGATCTGCCCCCCGGTATCCTGCACGTGGACGGCGTACCCGCGCCGGCACTCGCGCTGGCCGACCTCGACGGTACGCCCTACGACCTCGCGCAGACACAGGGGCACTGGCGCTTCGTGCACTTCTGGGCGAGCTGGTGCGGG of the Pseudomonadota bacterium genome contains:
- a CDS encoding DUF1028 domain-containing protein, giving the protein MRALMVLLVIGCLLSAAQAAAEPRRPVHTYSIVARDPDTGELGVAVQSHWFAVGTLVPWARAGVGAVATQSFIDVRYGVEGLALMQQGSSAPEALERLLHDDPTPALRQVGMIDARGRIAQHTGGQCIAYAGHLAGADFAVQANLMSGSGVPAAMAAAFRAARGTLAERMLAALEAAQAAGGDLRGRQSAALLVVRGQATARPWEDTLVNLHVEDNPAPLRELRRLLTLETAYDQMNAGDHALERDDIDGALAHYSAAEALAPENAEMKFWHAVSLVNAQRVDAALPVFEQAFRADPGWRVLVPRLVDAGLLEVAPDTLQRIRGLGLQQEVEP
- a CDS encoding glycosyltransferase; the encoded protein is MNILMLSDVYFPRVNGVSTSIATFRRALAEQGHRVCLVAPDYGYPSDDETDIIRIPARRLPFDPEDRLMRTGAILALEDRLREQQFDLLHIQTPFAAHRTGMQLARRLGLTAVETYHTYFEEYLYHYIPLLPRQLLRAAARYFTRAQCNRLAAVVVPSQAMLDVLRGYGVQRPISIIPTGLEPQSYGNYSGQRFREQHGIAPDRPVMVHVGRVAHEKNIGFLLEVVAAVAAVLPHALLVIAGEGPARRQLRRQVADMGLQDNVMFIDYLPRGPALWECYSCGDVFVFASATETQGLVLLEALALGIPVVSTARLGTTDILAAGRGALVADATVSDFAAKVCAVLGRTGLRERLAQEARDYAREWSAGKMAQRLTEFYAHLAPARASVRLPGRRKTAPAG
- a CDS encoding heme-binding protein, with translation MKARLYECLALAAGMVAAVGAGAEDVVPSRLLGLDLARDIAQGAIDACRKDGYQVAVVVTDRSGDPVVVMRDVFTSKYMLQLAQNKANAVVMSGLASGALRQNMAAVRDEFNELDGVLLLEGGLPVTAAGALIGAVGVSGAPGGDKDAACAQRGLDGVQERLEFAD
- a CDS encoding DASS family sodium-coupled anion symporter — translated: MPERRHLVGLLLGPALLLALLALPLPAGMTPAGMRMAAVAALMAVWWLTEAIPIPATALLPVALFPLFGVMDGAAVTRAYGHHLIYLFLGGFLIAVTIEKWNLHHRIALHTIRIVGVTPRRIVLGFMLATALLSMWISNTATTMMMVTIAAAVLRELEGRGGTDAGAAGFGVALMLGIGYAASIGGVATLIGTPPNAIFAGVVERSFGYSISFGTWMAFGLPVALVMLVLTWLYLTRVQFRCAGGQLPGGRAYIREQLLRLGPMTRQERQVAAVFLTVACLWVLRGFYQPAALRQVQDSTIAIAGALLLFLIPVDLKRREFLLDWKTAVTIPWDIIILFGGGFALAQGFNETGLAQWLADRLVALEGIDLWLLLACVVTLVIFLTEVTSNTATASLLLPVMAALAAAIGVHPFGVMVAAVVAASFAFMLPVATPPNAIVFSSRYVTIQQMAKAGFWLNLIGIVLITACVWFLLPRVWGIDLGVWPAAMQLPAPGQPG
- the msrA gene encoding peptide-methionine (S)-S-oxide reductase MsrA, with amino-acid sequence MKTPALRRWLLALPLALAAACATAAPASAAPGTAVATFAGGCFWCMEPPFDKLDGVISTTPGYTGGHKENPTYQEVSAGGTGHAEAVQIVYDPTRVSYQQLLDVYWHNIDPTSADGQFCDRGDQYRSEIFYHTPEQQRLAQASKAALERDKPFEDPVVTRISAAGTFYPAEEYHQDYYLKNPLRYKFYRFGCGRDPRLEELWGKPG
- a CDS encoding UDP-2,3-diacylglucosamine diphosphatase, translated to MLEEHSAKSHHSAHYRAIWLSDIHLGTRGCKTDFLLDFLRRNESDYLYLVGDIIDGWSLRRGWYWDQKHNDVIQKLLRKARKGTRVIYIPGNHDEFARAYAGMNFGGIAVERHAIHRLHDGRRLLVTHGDEFDGVIRYARWMAVLGDIAYQAVLALNHWFNKARRQLGYPYWSLSAYLKHRVKNAVQFIEDFESMVVREAAIHGVDGVVCGHIHKAELRQIDDLLYCNDGDWVESCTALVETREGRLEILHWTDADNVIDLDRGEQQAAAA
- a CDS encoding glycosyltransferase family 1 protein, with translation MTDAWLPQVNGVVNTLQHTCAGLTEMGCTVRLLTPFDHRTVPCPTYPEIRLALLPARRLHAQLDALQPDHIHVATEGPLGLAARSYCLRNSLAFTTSYHTQFPEYVRKRVPLPLRVSYAFVRRFHAAAARTMVATASQEALLRHWGFRNIVRWSRGVDTAVFTPDEREPLAVARPLFTYAGRVAVEKNLEAFLALDLPGSKCVVGDGPDLERLKKRWPGVLFAGYRFGRELARYVASADVFVFPSLTDTFGLVMLEAMACGVPVAAFPVTGPRDVVTPGATGILDHDLRKAALAALELDRGRCRAEALRHTWQAASRQFFENLVPVCAAPDGAAASLTP
- a CDS encoding phosphatase PAP2 family protein, whose amino-acid sequence is MFYSVARKLDSADISVCAYLNRLSRRIPVRALFRTVSRLGDGVIWYSLMALLPLVGGRDGLFISLHMALTALAGLLVYKVTKRCSGRERPFVRHSTRVACAMPPLDRYSFPSGHTLHAVSFTLVLCSYFPQMLWVLLPFALLVALSRMILGLHYPSDVLAGALIGALLALASFSLSGLFGGVTVS
- a CDS encoding diacylglycerol kinase, with amino-acid sequence MAKHNQAGGLRRIWNAGLYSLAGIRAGWDNEAAFRQELVLCLVLVPAAFWVGGNAVERALLAGSCLLVLVVELLNSAIEAAIDRIGADRHQLSGQAKDMGSAAVFFSLWLVLLCWGTVIYERFFS
- a CDS encoding medium chain dehydrogenase/reductase family protein, whose amino-acid sequence is MEKIVIHKPGGYDRLVIEQHPEPAITADDTVVIDVRAAGVNYADCVTRMGLYASARHYVGYPVTPGFEVAGTVRATGAAVTDLAPGTAVIAVTRFNAYATAVAVPRRQVFPLPPALSFETAAALPTVALTAWYGLFELAHPHAGDTLLVHSAAGGVGSMLVQLGKLAGCRVIGVVGAAHKAAYVSALGADAVIDKSTQALWQTAARLAPGGYQVILDANGVATLGASYRHLAPTGRLVIYGFHSMLHTRAGKPGRLRLAIDWLRTPRFSPFDLTTRNRGVLGFNLSYLFEHGTTLQRGMRQILDWQAAGALRPPAVTPYPWTEVAAAHRALESGATTGKLVLVMA